The Anomaloglossus baeobatrachus isolate aAnoBae1 chromosome 10, aAnoBae1.hap1, whole genome shotgun sequence genome has a segment encoding these proteins:
- the FJX1 gene encoding four-jointed box protein 1 — protein sequence MGYSSRMKAAVALIISGVLLLVGGIFWAWKDSHPTDHPGFLPQRAPRALRLPALSPQTPPATEGLPSENNTTAIVHPGGTTHAGNHSQPFNALEQGVFWARALERALPRGFSDEYTLHWQEFARMASVVAMEKGCGRSTNRLVTLSDGSRACVRYGINPEQIQGEVLSFYLSRLLGLHTVPPCILSKVGGSQWAQVHGELGGTGWTPGSLVTITPWLYNLSSVLPPLALRAQDGKLHPLREELRWGHAGVVELAQWGDLILFDYLTANFDRLVSNLFSLQWDPRVMLRGTNNLHRTPDGTLVLLDNEAGLVHGYRLRDTWDKYNGQLLGTVCLFRRGVVRRLRELYLSRKAAEELHALYAAREPLAADLGTLTEQEAQILQDRVGVIYRHVQTCQGKYS from the coding sequence ATGGGGTATTCTTCTAGGATGAAAGCGGCAGTGGCACTGATCATATCCGGAGTCCTCCTCCTGGTGGGGGGTATCTTCTGGGCATGGAAAGACTCCCACCCGACTGATCACCCTGGATTTCTCCCACAAAGAGCCCCCCGAGCTCTGCGCCTCCCCGCACTTTCTCCGCAGACGCCTCCGGCAACTGAGGGTCTCCCATCAGAAAATAATACTACAGCCATTGTGCACCCGGGGGGCACCACTCATGCCGGGAACCACTCGCAGCCCTTCAATGCTTTGGAGCAGGGGGTCTTCTGGGCTCGGGCACTGGAGAGGGCACTGCCCCGGGGCTTCTCGGATGAGTACACTTTACACTGGCAGGAGTTTGCCCGGATGGCGAGCGTCGTGGCCATGGAGAAGGGTTGTGGGCGCAGCACTAACAGACTGGTGACCCTCTCCGATGGCAGCCGGGCATGTGTACGGTATGGGATTAACCCGGAGCAGATCCAGGGAGAGGTCCTCTCCTTCTACCTCTCTCGCCTCCTGGGACTTCACACTGTGCCGCCATGCATCCTTTCCAAAGTAGGTGGCTCTCAATGGGCACAAGTACATGGTGAACTGGGGGGCACCGGATGGACGCCGGGGTCGTTGGTCACCATCACCCCTTGGCTGTACAATCTGAGTTCCGTGTTGCCACCTTTGGCCCTTCGAGCTCAGGATGGCAAGTTGCACCCGTTGCGTGAGGAGCTCCGCTGGGGTCACGCCGGTGTGGTGGAGCTGGCACAATGGGGGGACCTCATCCTCTTTGACTATCTGACTGCCAACTTTGACCGACTGGTGAGCAACCTCTTCAGCCTCCAGTGGGATCCACGCGTCATGCTGCGGGGGACGAACAATCTACACCGCACCCCGGATGGGACCCTTGTGCTACTGGATAACGAGGCCGGATTGGTCCATGGATACCGCCTACGGGACACTTGGGACAAATACAATGGGCAGCTCCTCGGCACCGTGTGCCTGTTCCGCAGGGGCGTGGTCCGGCGATTGCGGGAACTCTACTTGTCGCGGAAAGCAGCGGAGGAGCTCCACGCGCTCTACGCGGCCAGGGAGCCATTGGCTGCGGATCTGGGCACGCTCACCGAGCAAGAGGCACAAATCCTACAGGACAGGGTGGGCGTAATTTATAGACATGTACAGACCTGCCAAGGCAAGTACAGCTGA